One Paraglaciecola mesophila genomic region harbors:
- a CDS encoding ArsC family reductase translates to MTTMYGIKNCDTIKKARKWLSTNDVEYTFHDYRADGIDAKWLEEVEAIVGWETLLNKRGTTFRQLSNEQKENLNAQTARELMLEAPAMIKRPLLIHNDQHIVGFKDTQYQEIFK, encoded by the coding sequence ATGACAACCATGTACGGAATTAAAAACTGTGACACGATAAAAAAAGCACGTAAGTGGCTAAGTACAAATGATGTTGAATACACGTTTCATGATTATCGTGCAGACGGCATTGATGCAAAATGGCTTGAAGAAGTTGAAGCAATAGTCGGATGGGAGACCTTATTGAATAAACGTGGTACCACCTTTCGTCAATTATCCAATGAGCAAAAAGAAAACCTCAACGCACAAACGGCACGTGAGTTAATGCTTGAGGCCCCGGCGATGATTAAACGCCCACTTCTTATCCATAATGACCAGCATATTGTTGGTTTCAAAGACACCCAATACCAAGAGATATTCAAATGA
- a CDS encoding rhomboid family intramembrane serine protease, producing MNFSKRLSNSILASSGFVLLLWCIQSAEILFSLDMHMFAVYPQRLSGALGVITAPLIHGSLQHLFSNSLPLLILLTALIYGYPKTRYKVLASVWILSGIGVWLFARESYHLGASGMTHGIFFYLLVVGILRRDKSSIGIMMIAFFMYGGMTMSIFPREPGISFEYHLFGGISGALAALMWFRLDPKPQVKRYTWERDGSDMDDPIIQDQWRDDVEQSRQFESELTRHTFSIDVDGTTEVEKDKHANK from the coding sequence ATGAACTTTTCTAAACGATTATCCAACAGTATATTGGCCAGCTCTGGGTTTGTGTTGTTGCTATGGTGTATTCAGTCAGCTGAAATATTGTTTTCTCTGGATATGCATATGTTTGCTGTTTATCCGCAAAGACTTAGTGGAGCACTGGGGGTGATCACTGCACCCTTGATTCACGGTTCATTACAGCACCTATTTAGTAATAGCTTGCCGCTATTGATACTGTTAACGGCGTTAATATATGGCTACCCGAAAACCCGATATAAGGTGTTGGCCAGTGTTTGGATTTTATCTGGCATTGGTGTGTGGCTTTTTGCTCGAGAGTCATATCATTTAGGTGCCAGTGGTATGACACACGGGATTTTCTTTTATCTCTTGGTGGTAGGGATTTTGCGCCGAGATAAGTCGTCAATTGGGATCATGATGATAGCATTTTTCATGTACGGCGGCATGACGATGAGTATCTTTCCGAGAGAGCCAGGCATTTCCTTTGAATATCATTTGTTTGGTGGAATAAGCGGCGCATTGGCCGCGTTGATGTGGTTTCGGTTAGACCCCAAACCACAGGTGAAGCGCTACACTTGGGAGCGTGACGGCAGTGATATGGACGACCCGATCATTCAGGACCAATGGCGAGATGATGTCGAGCAATCTCGCCAGTTTGAGAGCGAGCTAACAAGGCACACATTTTCCATCGATGTTGATGGCACCACAGAAGTGGAAAAAGATAAGCACGCTAATAAGTAA
- a CDS encoding GGDEF domain-containing protein, translating into MVPQNRKSDKALLGAFSASSGASARSRLSASSRLSARSRLSTHRLEQLLAKTRYQPETIAIFKAPLLASMNDIIDEVYREYPQMVGVNLHTDEYNLSTDLRDLLRQYIEGLFVTARYDHAYITERVELIVQYKNIGVPPLDFIQIINTLSGLLSSLAQQRCALGSAQATFCHFIRQLLQFDIELCVDTNLTHLYAEVDMLRQQNESLSRDIEARIAKRTKDLMDQVRLDPLTKIYNISAMQEMLDKELALAKRRKTKVSLVYFDVDHFKKINDTEGHIKGDEVLKEIGQTLRQCVRQTDIACRYGGDEFCLVLLECNAQEAQRVCEKLIDTFRGRYPTYSFSMGIAETGASEFVSVKQLIHLADQKMYLAKKEAGFTIVI; encoded by the coding sequence ATGGTGCCTCAAAATAGAAAAAGTGATAAAGCGCTGCTTGGCGCGTTTTCTGCCAGCTCAGGTGCGTCTGCTCGCTCACGGCTTTCTGCTAGCTCACGGCTTTCTGCTCGCTCACGGCTGTCAACACATCGTTTAGAACAGTTATTAGCGAAAACACGGTATCAGCCAGAGACAATCGCGATCTTTAAAGCGCCTTTATTGGCAAGCATGAATGATATTATCGATGAGGTGTATCGAGAGTATCCGCAAATGGTTGGCGTAAACCTGCATACGGATGAATATAATCTTTCAACCGATTTACGCGATTTACTGAGGCAGTATATTGAAGGCCTTTTTGTTACCGCACGTTATGATCACGCCTATATCACTGAGCGCGTTGAATTAATCGTTCAGTATAAAAACATCGGCGTCCCCCCATTAGATTTCATTCAGATTATTAATACCTTAAGTGGGTTACTCTCTAGTTTGGCTCAGCAGCGCTGTGCGCTTGGTTCTGCCCAAGCCACTTTTTGTCATTTCATAAGGCAGCTACTTCAGTTTGATATTGAGCTATGCGTTGATACCAATCTAACGCATCTATACGCTGAGGTTGACATGCTAAGACAGCAAAACGAGAGTTTGTCCCGTGATATTGAGGCGAGAATAGCGAAACGTACAAAAGACTTAATGGATCAGGTACGTTTGGATCCATTAACGAAAATCTATAACATCAGTGCAATGCAAGAAATGCTCGACAAAGAATTAGCATTAGCGAAGCGACGCAAAACGAAAGTCTCTTTAGTTTACTTCGATGTTGACCATTTTAAAAAAATCAATGATACGGAAGGACACATCAAAGGCGACGAAGTGCTTAAAGAAATCGGCCAAACGTTGCGCCAGTGCGTTAGGCAAACCGATATTGCTTGTCGCTACGGTGGTGATGAATTCTGTTTGGTATTATTAGAATGTAACGCGCAAGAAGCACAGAGGGTGTGCGAGAAGTTGATTGATACCTTTCGCGGACGCTACCCGACTTATTCTTTTAGTATGGGGATTGCAGAAACCGGCGCTTCTGAATTTGTTAGCGTGAAACAACTGATACATTTAGCAGATCAAAAAATGTATTTAGCAAAAAAAGAAGCAGGGTTTACCATCGTTATTTAA
- a CDS encoding acyl-CoA thioesterase: MADFNYYFRVRYGECDAQSVVFNARYADYVDITMTEYFRVFYGGFDNLITQGYETQVVNLNISWKSSARFDDVIRATVEVKKIGNSSFTCQVHLTQLDSEKPIASAEITYVCVDSKSFEKTAVPQSLRDAFDAPIQPISINHAGDVF; this comes from the coding sequence ATGGCAGATTTTAATTATTACTTTCGTGTGCGGTATGGAGAATGTGACGCACAAAGTGTGGTGTTTAATGCGCGTTACGCGGATTATGTCGATATTACTATGACTGAGTATTTTCGGGTTTTTTATGGCGGGTTCGATAATCTGATCACTCAAGGATATGAAACTCAAGTGGTCAACTTAAATATTAGTTGGAAATCGTCTGCGCGATTTGATGATGTTATACGTGCGACTGTAGAGGTTAAAAAAATTGGCAACTCTTCTTTTACGTGTCAGGTGCATCTAACGCAACTGGATAGCGAAAAACCGATTGCTAGTGCTGAAATTACTTATGTGTGTGTCGACTCCAAGTCGTTTGAGAAAACAGCAGTGCCGCAAAGTCTCAGAGACGCATTTGATGCGCCTATTCAACCCATCTCAATTAACCATGCGGGTGATGTATTCTAA
- a CDS encoding MFS transporter, with protein MQQTKPQLSFWQIWNMCFGFLGIQFGFALQNSNVSRIFESLGADYSNLAVLWVAAPITGLVVQPIIGYLSDNTWNRLGRRRPYFLWGAIAASGALFIMPNSPTLWFAAGMLWIMDASINVSMEPFRAFVGDMLPPKQRASGYAMQTFFIGIGAVVASALPWMMTNWFDISNIAEPGSIADSVKFSFYAGGSIFLLAVLWTVVSTKEYSPEQLAAFDAAQAQIEQKKDTNMTTRTQKQYTRGGSVFSVVGLILLAVIYTNIDALDKNLYILAGGLIAFGLCQFVAAYMVRQQYTQNGFAQVMGDLFSMPQAMRQLAVVQFFSWFPLFAMWIYTNSAVTSHHFGSRDTSSIAYNEGADWVSILMATYNGVSIIAAIVIPVVVRKLNLQYAHLINLSLGGIGFISFWFIRDPAWLVLAMVGVGFAWASILSVPYAILANVLPSNKMGVYMGIFNFFIVIPQILAASILGFLVTKVFDNQPVFALVIGGCSMLIAGVMTLRVNVPK; from the coding sequence ATGCAGCAAACAAAACCACAATTAAGCTTTTGGCAAATTTGGAATATGTGCTTTGGCTTTTTAGGTATTCAATTCGGTTTTGCTTTGCAAAATTCAAACGTCAGCCGAATTTTTGAATCTCTAGGAGCAGACTACAGTAACCTCGCTGTGCTCTGGGTTGCCGCCCCCATTACCGGTCTTGTCGTGCAACCCATTATTGGCTATTTGAGCGATAATACTTGGAACCGTTTAGGCAGAAGGCGACCGTATTTTTTATGGGGAGCCATAGCGGCAAGTGGCGCGCTATTTATTATGCCCAATTCACCTACTTTGTGGTTCGCTGCGGGTATGCTGTGGATTATGGATGCCTCTATCAACGTGTCAATGGAGCCTTTTCGCGCATTCGTGGGTGACATGCTCCCGCCTAAGCAGCGCGCCAGTGGTTATGCTATGCAAACCTTTTTCATTGGTATAGGCGCCGTCGTTGCCTCTGCGCTACCTTGGATGATGACCAATTGGTTTGATATCTCGAATATTGCGGAACCGGGCTCAATTGCGGATTCTGTTAAATTTTCATTTTATGCTGGGGGCAGTATTTTTCTGTTGGCAGTGTTGTGGACGGTTGTCTCAACGAAGGAGTATTCCCCCGAGCAGCTGGCGGCGTTTGACGCTGCACAGGCGCAAATCGAGCAGAAAAAAGACACAAACATGACGACTCGCACACAGAAGCAATATACTCGTGGAGGTAGCGTATTCAGTGTCGTAGGCCTGATTTTGCTCGCCGTTATTTATACCAATATTGATGCTCTTGATAAAAATTTATATATCTTAGCTGGGGGCTTGATAGCCTTTGGTTTGTGTCAGTTTGTCGCTGCGTATATGGTTCGCCAGCAGTATACCCAAAATGGGTTTGCGCAAGTGATGGGGGATCTGTTTTCTATGCCTCAGGCCATGCGCCAACTTGCAGTCGTGCAATTTTTCTCTTGGTTTCCACTGTTTGCGATGTGGATTTACACCAACTCTGCTGTTACTTCACATCATTTTGGTAGTCGTGACACAAGCTCAATTGCCTATAACGAAGGTGCTGACTGGGTATCTATTCTAATGGCGACCTATAACGGGGTGTCTATTATTGCAGCGATTGTGATCCCAGTGGTGGTACGTAAGCTTAATTTACAGTATGCCCATTTAATCAATTTATCATTAGGCGGAATTGGATTTATTTCATTTTGGTTTATTCGTGATCCTGCATGGTTGGTGCTGGCAATGGTCGGTGTCGGTTTTGCTTGGGCATCCATTCTATCTGTGCCCTATGCCATATTGGCCAATGTACTGCCGAGCAATAAAATGGGGGTATACATGGGAATATTCAATTTCTTTATCGTTATTCCACAAATATTGGCCGCTAGTATTTTAGGTTTTCTAGTGACGAAAGTGTTTGATAATCAGCCTGTTTTTGCCTTAGTGATTGGCGGTTGTAGCATGCTCATTGCCGGTGTCATGACGTTACGTGTCAACGTCCCAAAATAG